The bacterium HR11 genomic interval TCGAGCGGGTCCGGTTCGTCAACTCGGGGACGGAGGCGACGATGACGGCCGTCCGCATCGCCCGGGCCGTCACGGGCCGGCCCCTCGTCGTCAAGTTCGACGGCTGTTACCACGGCCACGCCGACTATTTCCTCGTCCAGGCCGGCTCGGGCGCTTTGACGCTGGGCGTCCCGTCGTCGCCGGGCGTCCCGGAAGACATCGCCCGGACGACGGTGTCGCTTCCTTACAACGACCTGGACGCCGTCGAACGCCTGTTCCATGAACGGGGCGACCGGGTCGCCGCCGTCATCGTCGAGCCCGCCGCCGGCAACATGGGCCTCGTCCTGCCGGCCGACGGCTTCCTCGAGGGCCTGCGGGACCTGACCCGCCGATATGGAAGCCTGCTGATCTTCGATGAGGTCATCACGGGCTTTCGGGTCGGCTGGGGCGGCTGGTCCACCCGGACGGGTATCGAACCGGACCTCATCACCCTGGGGAAGGTCATCGGCGGCGGCTTCCCCCTGGCGGCCTACGCCGGCCCGGCCCGGTGGATGGACCGGGTGGCCCCCGTCGGGCCCGTCTATCAGGCGGGAACCCTGGCCGGCAACCCCGTCGCCGTGGCGGCCGGCTACACGACGCTCCTTCAGCTTCAGAGCGACCCGACGGCCTACGACGTCCTGACCCGGCGGACCCAGGCCCTGGCCGAGGGCCTGCAGGAGGCCTTCCGGGCCTGCGGCCGCCCGGCCGTCGTCGTGTGGACGACGGGCATGCTGACGGTGTTCTTTCGACCGACGCCGCCCCGGACCCTGGCCGAGGTCCAGGCGTCCGACACGGACGCCTTCCGACGGTTCTTCCACGCCATGCTGGAACGGGGCGTCCACCTGCCGCCGTCGGCCTTCGAAGCCTGGTTCCTTTCGCTGGCCCACGATGATACGATCGTCGCCCGGACGCTCGAGGCCGTCCGGGTCGTCCTGCCGAGGGTGACGGGCGTGTAAGCAGGGATGCGGGATCCTCAGCCATCTGCCCGACTGCCGACCTGCCCATCTGCTCCGTACACGACGATGATGGTCGCTCTTTTCCTCGTCGTTTGGGAGTTCGGAATGATCGGGCTCGGTTCGGCAGCGGGGCCATCGCCGGAGGCAGAAGTCCGTCACTGGTGGGAGCTTCGCCTCCGGCGGTTCCAGTATGCCCCGGCGTCGCCCGTCGCCGTCCATCGGGTCTTCTACCTGGAGGACGGACAGGCGGTGTATGCGGCCGTCTACGACCCGAAGGCCGTCGAGTGGCGGGCCGCTTCGGCGGTGCCGGCCGGGGCCGTCTTTTCGGTGACGTTCCGGGACCGGAAGTTCACGGCGGCTTGGAAGCCGGGGTCGGCGCCGGTGCAGTCCTTGCAGTCCTGGGACCCCGAAACGCTTCGGGCCGACTGGCGGGACGTCGCTTCGCCCTATACCTTGGCCGAGGGGACCCTCCGGTGGGGTGAATGGCCCCTGCATCTGAGTTACCATCCGCCCTACGGCCGCGTGATGGTCTTTCGGCCTCTGACGGAACGACCCGTGCACTTTCCGGGCTTTGACTTATTCCCCTACGACGGGCGCTTCCGATTCCGGGCCCGACTGATTCCGGCCGAGCGGCGGCAGACGGCCTGGATCGAGACGTCCCGGGGTCTTCAGACGCCGCTCCCGGACGTCGGCTGGCTGGAATTCGAGTGGCGGGGGAAGCCGTACCGTCTGCGGGCGTTCATCGAGAGCGGCGACGACCCGTCGGTCCTGTTCATCATCTTTCGGGACGCCACGACGGGAAGGACGACGTATCCCATCGGGCGGTACGTCGAGGCCGAACGTCAGCCGGACGGTTCGTACGTCCTGGACTTCAACAAGGCCTACGTCCCGCTGTGCGCTTACAGCGACGCTTACAACTGTCCGATTCCGCCCCAGGAGAACACCCTGCCGTGGGCCGTCCAGGCCGGGGAACGGTACATGGGGAAGAAGAAGGGATGATTGGGATGTCGGGTGCTGGGTGTTAGGTGTTGGGTAAAAGGGCCATAGACTACAGACCACGGACCGACAAAGTCTCGAAATGCCTCGTCTCGAGACGCAGTGAACCGAACTTCCACGACGGGTCTGTGGTCCGTGGTCTGGGGTCTATGGTCTTTTATGCGCTTGACACCCGGGGCCCAGGGGTTTGCGGAGTCAATGGCGATGCGGATCCTGATCACCGAGGACTTACCGGAGCGGGCCGTCCAGCTCCTGCGGGACGAGGGCTGGACGGTCGACTTCCTGAAGCACCTCGGCGGCCGCCGTCTGGCCGACGTCATCGAGGATTACGACGCCGTCATCGTCCGGAGCGGGACCCGTCTGACGGCCGACCTCCTCCAGCGGGCCCGCCGTCTGCGGGTCATCGGCCGGCCCGGGGCGGGCGTCGACAACATCGACGTCGAGGCGGCGACCCGGCAGGGCGTCGTCGTCATGAACACGCCGGGTCAGAACAGCGTCGCCGCCGCCGAGCACACGCTGGCCCTGATCCTGTGCGCCCTGCGGCACGTATACGCCGCCTGTGCGACCCTGAAGGCGCACCGGTGGGAGCGGGGCCCCTTCATCGGCCGGGAGCTGGCCGGCAAGGTCGTCGGCCTGTACGGCCTGGGGCGGGTCGGCCGGGAGCTGGCCCGGCGGCTCCGGGCCCTGCAGGCTCGCGTTCAGGCTTACGACCCCTACGTGCCGTTGTCTATCGCCCGGGAGCTGGACGTCCAGATGGTCGACTTCGACACGCTGATCCGGACGTCGGACGTCCTCAGCCTCCATGCGCCCCTGACGGAGGAGACGCGGGGCGTCTTCCACCGGGACGTGTTCCGGGCGATGAAGCCGGGCGTCGTCTTCGTCAACTGCGCTCGCGGCGAGCTCGTCCGGGAGGCGGACCTCCTGGCGGCTCTCGACGAGGGCTGGGTGGCGGCGGCCGCCCTGGACGTGTTCGCCCAGGAGCCGCCCCAGGACTGGCGGCTCATCGACCATCCCCGGGTCATCGCCACGCCCCACCTGGGGGGTTCGACCGTCGAGGCCCACGAGAAGGTCGGCTACGACATCGCCGTTCAGGTCCGGGACTACCTCAAGTACGGCATCATCCGGAATGCCGTCAACTTCCCGTCGGTCCCCGAATCGGCCCAAGCCTTCATCCAGGACTACATGCGGCTGGGCTATGCCCTGGGCCAGGTCGCCGCCCAGGTCGCCGACTTCCGGCCCCGGCGGGTGCACGTCGAGTACTGGGGCCGGGTCGCCCGGGAGGAGACGCGGCCCGTCCTGGCGGCCGTCGTGGCGGGTCTCCTGCGGCCCGTCATGGGGGCCGGGGTCAACTGGGTCAACGCCGTCGCCCTGGCCGAGGACCGGGGCCTTGAGATCACGGAGACCCGCCAGATGACGCCCCGGCTCTACGAGAGCCTGCTCCGCATCCACCTGATGGACGAAGACGGCGCCGTCCCCGTCGAGGGGACGGTCATTCAACCGGGCGTCCTTCGGCTCGTGGCCCTGTGGGATGCGACCGTGGACGTGCCGATTCAGCCCTACCTCATCGTCGTTCGGAATCGGGACGTGCCGGGGGCCATCGGGGCGATGGGCCAGTGCCTGGGTCAGCACGGGATCAACATCGCTTACTTCGGGCTGGCGCGTCTTGAGAGCCGGGGGGAGGCCGTCGGCGTCATCGTCGTGGACGACCCCGTCCCCGAGCCGGTCATGGAGGCCCTGCGGGGCCTGCCGATGGTCCTGCGGGCGGGCTTCGTCCGGGTCGAGCTGGCCCCGCCCGCCGGGACCGCCGAGGAGGAAGAATAGGGCCAAAGGCAGGGGAAAGGGCAAGAAGTAAGGCAAAGAGCAGAGAACTCTTTGCTCTTTGCCCTTGGCCGAGAGCCATGCGGCCGAACTGGATCGAGACGCGGCTGGAACGTCTGTTCTTCGTGGCCCTGGACGTCGAGACGACGGGCCTCCGCTTCCAGGAGGGCCACCGCATCTGCGAGGTCGGGGCCGTCCTGTACGGGCCCTCGGGCCTCCTGGCCTCCTTCCACTCGCTGGTCAATCCCGAGCGGGAGGTCCCCGAGGAAGCCCAGCGGATTCACCGCATTCCGCCCGAGCGCCTCCGGGAGGCCCCGGCCTTTCGGGAGACGGCGGCTCTCCTCGTGCAGTTCCTGAACGACTACCCGGTCCTGGCGTACAACGCCAACTTCGACGTGGGCTTCCTGAACTTCGAGCTGACCCGGCACGGCCTTCAGCCCCTGGCGAACCCCGTCGTCGACGTCCTGGAGCTGGCCCGGCGGCTCAACGTCATGGGGGCCTCGACCGGTTATCAGCTCGAGCGGGTCGCCCGCAAGATGGGCGTCTCTTACGAAAACCAGCGGGGTCATCGGGCCCTGTACGACGCCCAGGTCACGGCCCAGGTCTTCCGGCGGATGGAGCCCCTGCTGGTCCAGCGGGGATTGGCCACCCTGAAGGAGCTTCTCCGGTGGCTGTCGGCCGACACGGCCGTCGTCCTCCAGATGGTCCAGGTCTTCACGGACGCCCAGCTCGAGCACCGGTGGGTCCGGATCCGCTACCGCTCGATGGACGACACGGTCAGCGAACGGGTCGTCCTCCCCCTGCAGATCGAGCGCCGCAACGAGGAGTACTTCCTGACGGCCTACGACCTCATGCGCCGGGACCGCCGGACGTTCCGCCTCCGGCAGGTCGAGGCCTGGGCCCTGATGGAGACGGCCCCGACGCCGAGTCCCTCCCATGACGAAATTTACGGTCCTGAGTCGTGAGACCCTGTCCGTCCCGGCCGCCGACGCCGGGACCCGCCTGGACCGTTTCCTGACCGCCCGGGCCGACGGCCGGAGTCGGGCCCAGGTCCAGAGCCTCATCGAG includes:
- the hemL gene encoding Glutamate-1-semialdehyde 2,1-aminomutase, with the protein product MLGTNEEWYERAQKVIPGGVHSPVRAFRAVGGVPRFILRGEGAYVWDVEDRAYIDYVMSWGALILGHAHPAVVAAAQRAAARGSSYGMPTPTDVELAELIAGAFPFVERVRFVNSGTEATMTAVRIARAVTGRPLVVKFDGCYHGHADYFLVQAGSGALTLGVPSSPGVPEDIARTTVSLPYNDLDAVERLFHERGDRVAAVIVEPAAGNMGLVLPADGFLEGLRDLTRRYGSLLIFDEVITGFRVGWGGWSTRTGIEPDLITLGKVIGGGFPLAAYAGPARWMDRVAPVGPVYQAGTLAGNPVAVAAGYTTLLQLQSDPTAYDVLTRRTQALAEGLQEAFRACGRPAVVVWTTGMLTVFFRPTPPRTLAEVQASDTDAFRRFFHAMLERGVHLPPSAFEAWFLSLAHDDTIVARTLEAVRVVLPRVTGV
- the polC gene encoding DNA polymerase III PolC-type, coding for MRPNWIETRLERLFFVALDVETTGLRFQEGHRICEVGAVLYGPSGLLASFHSLVNPEREVPEEAQRIHRIPPERLREAPAFRETAALLVQFLNDYPVLAYNANFDVGFLNFELTRHGLQPLANPVVDVLELARRLNVMGASTGYQLERVARKMGVSYENQRGHRALYDAQVTAQVFRRMEPLLVQRGLATLKELLRWLSADTAVVLQMVQVFTDAQLEHRWVRIRYRSMDDTVSERVVLPLQIERRNEEYFLTAYDLMRRDRRTFRLRQVEAWALMETAPTPSPSHDEIYGPES
- the serA gene encoding D-3-phosphoglycerate dehydrogenase, which gives rise to MRILITEDLPERAVQLLRDEGWTVDFLKHLGGRRLADVIEDYDAVIVRSGTRLTADLLQRARRLRVIGRPGAGVDNIDVEAATRQGVVVMNTPGQNSVAAAEHTLALILCALRHVYAACATLKAHRWERGPFIGRELAGKVVGLYGLGRVGRELARRLRALQARVQAYDPYVPLSIARELDVQMVDFDTLIRTSDVLSLHAPLTEETRGVFHRDVFRAMKPGVVFVNCARGELVREADLLAALDEGWVAAAALDVFAQEPPQDWRLIDHPRVIATPHLGGSTVEAHEKVGYDIAVQVRDYLKYGIIRNAVNFPSVPESAQAFIQDYMRLGYALGQVAAQVADFRPRRVHVEYWGRVAREETRPVLAAVVAGLLRPVMGAGVNWVNAVALAEDRGLEITETRQMTPRLYESLLRIHLMDEDGAVPVEGTVIQPGVLRLVALWDATVDVPIQPYLIVVRNRDVPGAIGAMGQCLGQHGINIAYFGLARLESRGEAVGVIVVDDPVPEPVMEALRGLPMVLRAGFVRVELAPPAGTAEEEE